From a region of the Acanthochromis polyacanthus isolate Apoly-LR-REF ecotype Palm Island chromosome 3, KAUST_Apoly_ChrSc, whole genome shotgun sequence genome:
- the LOC127533402 gene encoding CD209 antigen-like protein E, producing MSEVIYSKLNLSKNVRFQRGKKEDGNADLSDNTYDVTIYDNNLAEESTTPKREENLTEDQQQITVTSEKRKFLRVAAVFLGLLCLLLLAAVIVLLVLLIQDKSSWNTERRELMTNIAEMQRLSASLSKLQEQFDAHFQQGWVHFNHSFYYISSMKKTWEDSRNDCMHKGTDLVVIDSEEEQNFTERFAGPVWIGLKYKNEAWKWVDETPLTQSDWLPGEPNGAETGEHCAEILHNKDGKGWNDARCADTKTWICEKKVAL from the exons ATGTCTGAAGTTATTTACTCTAAACTAAACCTCAGCAAGAACGTTAGATTTCAGAGGGGCAAGAAAGAGGACGGAAATGCAGACCTCTCTGATAACACCTATGATGTAACGATTTATGACAACAACTTGGCAGAAGAAAGTACGACGCCAAAACGAGAGGAAAACCTTACAGAGGATCAACAACAAA TCACTGTGACTTCAGAAAAGAGGAAATTTCTTCGAGTTGCTGCAGTGTTTCTGGGGCTGCTGTGTCTTTTGCTCCTGGCTGCTGTCATCGTCCTTTTGGTCCTAT TGATTCAAGATAAAAGCAGCTGGAACACTGAGAGAAGGGAACTGATGACGAACATTGCTGAAATGCAACGCCTCAGTGCCAGCCTGAGCAAACTACAAGAACAGTTTG ATGCTCATTTTCAACAAGGATGGGTGCATTTCAACCACAGCTTCTATTATATTTCTTCTATGAAGAAAACCTGGGAAGACAGTAGAAACGACTGTATGCATAAAGGTACAGATCTGGTGGTTATCGACAGTGAAGAAGAAcag AACTTTACAGAAAGATTTGCAGGTCCCGTATGGATTGGATTGAAATACAAGAACGAAGCGTGGAAGTGGGTGGATGAGACTCCACTAACCCAAAG tgactGGCTACCTGGGGAGCCTAATGGTGCTGAGACAGGCGAACACTGCGCAGAAATCCTGCACAATAAAGATGGCAAAGGATGGAATGATGCACGATGCGCAGATACAAAAACCTGgatctgtgaaaaaaaagtggctctataa